The sequence GATAAAAATAGTAATAAATCACAAGGGAATAATATGGGTTGGAAACTTGGCATTGTTCACAAGTAACAAAGAAAGGCCATTCTAGCACTCGGGTCttcatttttatattaaaatttaaaaataatcccACTTTTTACAATCTTTTAATATTTAAGTATTGTTATGGCTTTTCTCAAATTTACTGTCTGATtaatcacttttttatttttcaattcagTACTCttactcattttctttttttacatGCCTTAGTGCCTTATGGTCTAACACGTGTGATGTGTACCATTTCTGCAAATTAGCACACAGGAAATATCTACACCTATCAATTTTGTAATCACACTTATCATAAGCAGTGTTGGAGATTCaagtataattatttttatgtcaATTATTAATTTGACATAAAAATTAATGCACCTAAATCTCTCATGAATTTGTAATTTTGTGTATATGAATTGTGAACAGAATAAATTAACTACAACTTTTTCTTTTTGGtatttaaattaactaatttttttttttttggtaataaaaattaactacttTTACTTTGCATGAAGtcgtcttctttttcttttcagtgTTCGTTGAGTGTGTGGACCCTTTTTTATTCTGTCCACCATATAAAGTCCAAAAATAGTGGTCCACCTTAGCTCTAAAGCCCAATGTGAAGCTGATTAGAGTGGGAAAAAACCCATAGCAGAACTGTAATTGTTATTACTTATTATCGTATCTCCCAACCTGACAAACTTAAAAACTAATCCGTTACGAATATTAATTCTATTTAAAAGTCTGttgttagtcaataaattaatttatatacAAGACAGAATTCGAATTCGACACCTATTTAAACAGACTAGTGAGCTGACTACAAACTTTAATTTTCATAATTTCTTTAAATTTACTCCAATAAATCTTAGTTGTAGAGATGAGTGCCATTTGGCTTAACAGAATGCCATTGATTACAGATGCATTACAGTTTAATTTGATCAACCTAAAATTTTCAATGTGTTATTACTTATGATGACAATATACTGTATAATATAATGAAGTAATAATGCGAAAATCTTTTCCATGGTATGGTGTTGGGTATGGAATGATATGGGTCTCAAGCTTTCTCCTTTCTAGAGAACCTTTCTACAAattgattgatttttatttttgtacaAAACTTACTTACAAATAATTTCATGAATCATACCTCCCACTACATCAAGATAAGGTACATCTGCATAATTCTTGCAGAGCTTCCTATCCTCTTTTCTTTGCTGAAAAATTATGCATATATACATATGAATGTTATGATATAGGCTGAATTGAAGTGCTTCTTATACTGTGTCATGAGTTATCCCCCAAGAGATGAGGAAGTGTAATCTTGCCACAGTTAGAAGGGTCAAGCTTCCTGAATTGGTCACATATTTGCATTACATCTTTTTCCTGTATTTTACCCATTTCTTTCAGCTTGAAAATTACATACTCTGACTTACtgcaataaaaaattcaaaaataataattctcAGTAAGAAAAAAATCAAAGTAGAATGACACATTTGTTATTGGTCCTATTAAATAACCAGACAGAAAAAATTGCATAAATGCATGCATTATTTATGCCTAATACTATCTATCATTACCTATATAACTCTGCATAGTAAATACAACTTCATAGGACTAAGacaactttttcttcttcttttccctttGTTTTTTTAAGAAAACGACATGTAACCGTCACATGTATGATACAAGATCCAAGCCAAGAGCTAATGTCTCATTGTGCTTACTAAAAAATGTCTTGCTACACATTTATAGCTAGCTGTCAAAACCAATAATACCAATAATATCATAATAATAATCATCAATAATCACCTGCCATGTTATATTAGCTAATAAGGATGGCAATTTGATGAGATTAGATTCTCCTATTCTATTCATCAAGTACTGATCTAAATCCAGAAGCATATGAATGAAAAATTAGGAGAGTAATTAATGAACATTACCTGATGAAACCAGTGTTGTTGATATCAGCAGCAAGCCAATCATCAACAGTGATATCTCTATGCAAAACCTTCTTAGCCATTCTTCTATGCCTTCTATCGATTCTAGCTTCAGCCAAATACAAGAATGCCCTTGCAACCATCAAGGTCGAAAACAAGAGCCAAATAGCCGCAAACAAGCGACCTTTACGAGTCTTGAAAGCTCTATCACCATAACCAACTGTTGTAACAGACATAACAGACAAGTAAATGGAATCAACCCAATCCAAACCCTCCACAAAGTAGAGCACAAAACCCCCAATCCCAATGCAAAGAACAACCACACCAAGAGCCAAACCAACCTTCAATCTTATCCTCATCCTCCCCTTTGCCACGTCAATAATGTAATTCCTTGCTGAGAACCCTGCTTCTTGTTGCTGTTCCTGATGAATTGGAGACCCCATTTGTAAGCCAGCAAGGATGGTGTTTTCTTGCAAATCCAAGACATAGTTGACGAGTCCGCTTAAGAGTATGTCTATGAATCCAAACCCAACTAAGACGAAGACGCAAGCGAAGACCTTTGTGACTGGGGTCAGAGGAGCTATGTCACCGTACCCTATGGTGCACATGGTGACTATGCAGAAGTAGAGTGCGTCGATCACAGGGTGTGTTTCAATGCCGGAGAAACGTTCCCTGTTGAAGGAGTATATGGCAACTCCAATAGACAGGTATATCACAAGCAAGATAAGCCCTTGTCTGATCACCGAGCTGTTCTGCGGTTTTGGAACTTCCGCTTCTTTCTTTTTCACTTCTTTCATTGTGATCATGGCTGGAGCAGTTTTGCAACGACTCAGTTTCTTCTTCTTCGAAGAAGCTGGCAATGGCGGCTGTTGCTGCTGTTGATTCAAGGATTCTATCTCTGTGTTCTGCAGGGTCAGGGTTACCACATCGCTGAAGGATTTTGAAGGTCCGAAGTATTGTACATCGCGGTTGTCCATGATTTTGGAGGTGCTTAACAAAGGTTCACTCTCCAtggcagagagagagagactgagagagagagagagagagagagagagagagagaagaaataaaaaaaaagtgtgtTTTTGAGTGGAGGAGATGAGGTTTGAGGTTTGTGGTTGGTGTGCGGAGAAAAATATTTAATtgattataattatttaatttttattttttcaaatatctcttatttttgttaatgattaACTGAATAATTCAAAATgagtttaattttataattttatttatttggtttGGTTGATTGCACCAATGGAGTGACAAGAGAGCTAACTGTTTGGGCAAATAAGAGGGGACCCCAATGCCACGCAAGACGAATGTGACATAACCTAATAAATATTTgcaaaagtaaaataaaagatgGTGGATTCTCATATGAATTCTTAATTCTAGCTAAAGAAAGAAGGATTAGGGTGCAATTTGTTTTTATGTTTTGCTTCTGTTTCGGGAATATAAagtaatgaaaaaggaaaaatcatTATGAATTGCGTGCTAAAGTAAAGTTCAAAGGCAATCATACAAAAGAAGAAGGACTAATATATTTCTGGTATGTGTGGATTAAAATAAGACCAATTGGATGGGTGTGGTTCGTTTTTGTTGTGCTCCAAAAAAGAAAGCACTGGTTTTTCTAGAATGGATTCGATAAGTTTGGTAGGTTGATTGTTTCGTTCCTGCGCCGCCGGCAGAGTGACTGTGACAAAatagattatattttttatttattcattgttta is a genomic window of Arachis ipaensis cultivar K30076 chromosome B06, Araip1.1, whole genome shotgun sequence containing:
- the LOC107646025 gene encoding two-pore potassium channel 5 codes for the protein MESEPLLSTSKIMDNRDVQYFGPSKSFSDVVTLTLQNTEIESLNQQQQQPPLPASSKKKKLSRCKTAPAMITMKEVKKKEAEVPKPQNSSVIRQGLILLVIYLSIGVAIYSFNRERFSGIETHPVIDALYFCIVTMCTIGYGDIAPLTPVTKVFACVFVLVGFGFIDILLSGLVNYVLDLQENTILAGLQMGSPIHQEQQQEAGFSARNYIIDVAKGRMRIRLKVGLALGVVVLCIGIGGFVLYFVEGLDWVDSIYLSVMSVTTVGYGDRAFKTRKGRLFAAIWLLFSTLMVARAFLYLAEARIDRRHRRMAKKVLHRDITVDDWLAADINNTGFISKSEYVIFKLKEMGKIQEKDVMQICDQFRKLDPSNCGKITLPHLLGDNS